The Mustela nigripes isolate SB6536 chromosome 4, MUSNIG.SB6536, whole genome shotgun sequence genome includes a window with the following:
- the ATOH7 gene encoding transcription factor ATOH7, translated as MKSCKPSNPAAGTRAAPACAGGAECAGACAGAGRLESAARRRLAANARERRRMQGLNTAFDRLRRVVPQWGQDKKLSKYETLQMALSYIMALTRILAEAERFGSERDWVSLHCEHFGRDHYLPFASAKLPGEGEPYGQRLFGFQPEPFQMAS; from the coding sequence atgaagtcctgcaaGCCCAGCAACCCCGCGGCGGGAACGCGCGCCGCGCCCGCGTGCGCAGGCGGCGCCGAGTGCGCGGGTGCGTGCGCCGGGGCTGGGCGGCTGGAGAGCGCGGCGCGCAGGCGCCTGGCGGCCAACGCGCGCGAGCGCCGGCGAATGCAGGGGCTCAACACCGCGTTCGACCGCCTGCGTAGGGTGGTGCCCCAGTGGGGCCAGGATAAAAAGCTGTCTAAGTACGAGACCCTGCAGATGGCACTGAGCTACATCATGGCGCTGACCCGTATCCTGGCCGAGGCCGAGCGATTCGGCTCGGAGCGGGACTGGGTCAGTCTCCACTGTGAGCACTTTGGCCGCGACCACTACCTTCCGTTTGCGAGCGCGAAGCTGCCGGGTGAGGGCGAGCCCTACGGCCAGAGGCTCTTCGGCTTCCAGCCGGAGCCCTTCCAGATGGCCAGTTAG